CCAGGTCACCGCTCTTGCCGCTGACGACGACGTCTCTGCAACCGTCCCGCCGGCACAGATCGGCGATGTACGCCTCGAACTCCTGCCACGACAACGCGTCGACCTCGGCCATCGACAGCTCCCGCGCCCTGGCCTCCTCCCGCGCTCGCCACGCGCGGTCCTGGCTGACCGCGAGACGGTGCGATCGCAGCAGCGCCCAGCCAGCCCCGCCCACCACGGCCGCGGCGAGCACGGTCACCAGAACGGGCCACACCACCGACCAGTGCCGGGCCACCCACACCGCGGCAGCCACCGCCGCCACCGCACCCCAGCCCTGCAGCTGCCTGCGCGTCTGCTTCTTCAAGCGCCGACGCCGTCGTGCCGCCATCACTCCCCCGCCCTCCAGAACCGTGCCCCGCAGCGCGCACCGCGCAACGCCGTCCGGCCCTTCCGTGTGCGGGGGCTCATCGGCCAGCCTGGGTGACGCCGCTCGCGAGCTGCCCCAGGATGTTCAGGACCCCCTCGCCTGCCGGGGTGGGTGCGATCAGGATGCCCAGCGCCAGGACGATGACGACGGTCAGCTTCTCGTCGAAGCGGCTACGGGCCTCCGTACGACGCCGCAGCCGGAAGAACACCATGACTGCGAGCAACACCGCCACGTTGATGGTCAGCAACCGTCACAACCTCCCCCACACGACCGGCCAC
This DNA window, taken from Streptomyces sp. SCSIO 30461, encodes the following:
- a CDS encoding restriction endonuclease; protein product: MAARRRRRLKKQTRRQLQGWGAVAAVAAAVWVARHWSVVWPVLVTVLAAAVVGGAGWALLRSHRLAVSQDRAWRAREEARARELSMAEVDALSWQEFEAYIADLCRRDGCRDVVVSGKSGDLGADVVGYLADGRKLVVQCKKYAPHRSVSSQDMQKFVGTARLEHGADVALFVTTCRTFTKAALGLALRQDIVALHRDLLGSWAKGAHLETLIPLNGSGGGIKRRPFA